The genomic interval TCAAACTGAACTCCTTCTTCAATTAATTGTCTCGGAATCTGATCTTTATCAATCATTAATTTAATCTGTTTTGGAAAAGAAATAGCTGCCGCAGATTTATTAGTTTCATTTTGCTCTAAATCAGTTTCAAAACGCAATTCGATTTTATCATCATTAATATAACCTCTTGCAGTTGTTAGTGTTACATTATCAGCTCTAAAACTTGGCGCGATTGTTTTATTATAAGTAACAACATATTCCTGAAGCTTTTGTTTGGTATTTTTACAGCTTAAAAGCGAAAGTACGAGTGTAATTGCAATAGCAATTTGAGATATTTTCTTGATCATAATTTTCTATTTTAATTTTTGAAGTCTTAATAATGCCTCAAGATAGTAATAATCTGCGTAATTTATAGAACAATCTATCTCACTTCCCGCAGGTTTATGTCCTGTTGAATGTAATAAAAATGCTGAATTCACGTCATGACTCTGATAATTGTCTGAAAGCGAAACAATCATTTTTTTGGCTTTTGTCAAATATTCTGTTTTTAAATTCTTGTCTTTTGTATACGAACTTAATTCTAAAAGTGCAGAAGAAACAATTGCTGCTGCCGAAGCATCTCTCGGTTCGTTTGGAATATTTGGCGCATTAAAATCCCAATACGGAACTAAATCTTCAGTTGTCAATTTATCCAAATAAACTCTCGCCAATTTATGTGCGAAATCTAAAAACTTAACATCTTTAGTTTCTCTATATGTCATTGTAAAGCCGTAAATCGCCCAAGCTTGTCCGCGCGCCCACATACTATCATCGCTATAGCCTTGAGCAGTTCTTCCTTTTATTTTTTTTCCTGTTTCGAAATCGTAAATAATAACATGATAAGACGTATTATCTGGTCTAAAATGATTGGCCATTGTAGTTTCTGCATGTTTTACTGCGATATCATACAACTTTTTATTTCCGCCATTTTTTGAAGCCCAAAACAAAAGTTCTAAATTCATCATATTGTCGATAATCGTATTATGACCGCCCATTTTATTATGAGGCCAAGATTGAATTGTTCCCACTTTTGGATTAAAAAGCGTTGCCAATGTATCGGCCGTTTTTAGAATAATTTCCTTGTATTCTGGATTTTTTGTCAATCGATATCCGTTTCCAAAACTATTGAAAACCTGAAATCCTAAATCATGATCTCCTGCTTTACTGACAGATAAAGGCGTTAAAAAACGACTAAATTTATCGGCTTCTTTTTCCCATTTTTTATCTTTTGTTGCTTCGTACAAAAACCATAATTCACCAGGCCAGAATCCGCTTGTCCAATCTTTATAGCCAACAAATTTCCATTCATTGCTTCCATTTGGAACAGTTCTCGGAGAAGTTCCGTCGTTTGGAATTACTTTTAAAGTTTTTGATGCTTGTTCGGCACAATAATCCAGTTGTTTTTTAATATTGAATGAATTGTTTTTTTGAGAATAGCCTTGATTTCCTAAAAAAACTAAAGTTGTAATCAGGGTAAAAAATTTTGCCTTCATGTGGTTTATAGTTTGTTTAATCGATAAATTTATGAAATAAAGTGAGTCCTTTAAGTTTTTGTACTTTTTGTCACCTAAAAATGGATTATTAAAGACCTTTTTAAGAGATAAGATTTAGTTTGTCATTCCGAGGAACGAGGAATCGCACTCGCAGATCGACAAAGATTGGTGAATTACTTTACGGAATTTCTCGTGTGATTCCTCGTTCCTCGGAATGACAAACTTTTCTTAAAAAATAAACATTTATATAAATTTGCTTTAAACTAAGCCATAATAAACTTTGAAAAAAACAAGCATCTATTACACTTTAATTTTTCTCTCCATCATTTTCCTTGGAATTCTTTCCAGAAAAATTCCTTTTCTTCCATTATGGATTGGCGATTTTCTGTATGCCGTTATGATTTATTTTCTGGTTCGAATATTTCTTCCATTCAGAAATGCTTTCTTAGTCGCATCTCTTTCTCTTTTGATTTGTTACTCCATTGAATTTCTTCAATTATATCAAGGCCAATGGATGATTGAACTCAGAAAAACACTTTTCGGAAGATATGTTTTAGGGCAAGGATTTTTATGGTCGGATATTTTGGCTTACACTTTTGGAATCCTTACAACTTTTATAATGGAAAAATTTACTTTGAATTATTTCAATCAAAAGTCTGCGTAATTTTTTCAATATTCAAGCTATTTGCCATTGCCATAAATATTTGATGATATGTTCCTTTATTATCAAATAACTCATCGTGTGTGCCTTTTTCGACGCATTTTCCTTTTTCTAAAACAATAATATTTGATGCATCTATAATTTGAGAAATACTGTGCGAAATTATAATCACGGTTCTGTCTTTTTTAATTGCATCTAAAGATTTTTTAATTTGCTCTGTCGCAATCGCGTCTAAACTTGCCGTAGGTTCGTCTAAAAAGATAATTGGCGGACTTTTCAGAAAAAGTCTTGCAATTGCAATTCGCTGTTGTTGTCCGCCAGAAAGCAAATGGGCATCAGAATCGTAGCCTTTTGGGAGTTGAATAATTTGATCGTGTATATAAGCCTGTTTTGCCGCTTCTATAACTTCTGAATGCGAAGCTTTTGGATTTCCGTACAAAATATTCTCAGCAATTGTTCCTTTAAAAATATGATTCTTCTGCAAAACCAATCCGATATTTTTACGAAGGAAATCGGTATTATAATCCATTAAATCAACTCCATCCAAACAAATTTTCCCCGAAGATGGAAGATAAAATTTATCCAAA from Flavobacterium sp. YJ01 carries:
- a CDS encoding DUF2809 domain-containing protein produces the protein MKKTSIYYTLIFLSIIFLGILSRKIPFLPLWIGDFLYAVMIYFLVRIFLPFRNAFLVASLSLLICYSIEFLQLYQGQWMIELRKTLFGRYVLGQGFLWSDILAYTFGILTTFIMEKFTLNYFNQKSA
- a CDS encoding glycoside hydrolase family 88 protein yields the protein MKAKFFTLITTLVFLGNQGYSQKNNSFNIKKQLDYCAEQASKTLKVIPNDGTSPRTVPNGSNEWKFVGYKDWTSGFWPGELWFLYEATKDKKWEKEADKFSRFLTPLSVSKAGDHDLGFQVFNSFGNGYRLTKNPEYKEIILKTADTLATLFNPKVGTIQSWPHNKMGGHNTIIDNMMNLELLFWASKNGGNKKLYDIAVKHAETTMANHFRPDNTSYHVIIYDFETGKKIKGRTAQGYSDDSMWARGQAWAIYGFTMTYRETKDVKFLDFAHKLARVYLDKLTTEDLVPYWDFNAPNIPNEPRDASAAAIVSSALLELSSYTKDKNLKTEYLTKAKKMIVSLSDNYQSHDVNSAFLLHSTGHKPAGSEIDCSINYADYYYLEALLRLQKLK